A section of the Pedobacter sp. HDW13 genome encodes:
- a CDS encoding histone H1 yields MDKFKQVKEVIASVEADVTKFYDGGNAAAGTRVRKAMQDLKNLAQEIRAEVTEKKNSAK; encoded by the coding sequence ATGGACAAATTCAAACAGGTAAAAGAAGTAATTGCTTCAGTAGAAGCCGATGTAACGAAATTTTATGATGGTGGAAACGCAGCAGCTGGTACACGCGTACGTAAGGCGATGCAGGATCTTAAAAACCTGGCCCAGGAGATCAGGGCTGAGGTTACCGAGAAAAAAAACAGCGCAAAATAA
- a CDS encoding outer membrane beta-barrel protein — MANLVFTGNYKHITDAISTFDTTNVSNVRIRTYRNLASRNDYNGNLSINFYLLPRFTVQLFTNHIFGAFKVSEKKSTSAYRWSNGLTLGFTPVPNIRLGANSSISGGSSFQSKTKAQINTGLSATYIKSKLNFSLSINNLHQPYFNNYNWIYGYGYQTSSQSRSR, encoded by the coding sequence ATTGCCAATCTTGTCTTCACGGGAAATTATAAGCATATAACAGATGCGATTTCAACTTTTGATACAACAAATGTAAGCAACGTACGTATCCGGACTTATCGCAATCTAGCCAGCCGAAACGATTATAACGGCAACCTATCTATAAATTTCTATCTTTTGCCGCGCTTTACTGTTCAGTTATTCACAAACCACATTTTTGGAGCATTTAAGGTTAGCGAAAAAAAATCCACAAGTGCTTACCGCTGGTCAAACGGGCTCACCCTGGGTTTTACACCCGTGCCGAATATCAGATTAGGCGCAAACTCGAGTATCAGCGGGGGTTCAAGTTTTCAATCCAAAACAAAAGCACAAATTAACACCGGTTTATCCGCTACCTACATTAAAAGCAAACTAAATTTCAGCCTATCCATTAATAACCTTCATCAACCTTATTTTAATAACTATAACTGGATATACGGATATGGCTACCAAACCTCCAGCCAAAGTAGGAGCAGGTGA
- a CDS encoding ORF6N domain-containing protein, translated as MKNNSDSQIITEETVTGKIYHIRDQKVMLETDLAELYQVDTKQLKRQVKRNLIRFPEDFMFELTLDEQKVLRCQFGTLKRGHHSKYGIMAFTEQGVAMLSSVLNSETAILVNIEIIRTFTKIIRRLLESSTLKAEIERIKNRLNDHDKNIEIVFSYLDELINPVPPEPQKRRRIGFRPDIL; from the coding sequence ATGAAAAATAATTCAGATAGCCAGATAATTACTGAGGAAACAGTAACTGGTAAAATATATCATATACGAGATCAAAAAGTGATGTTGGAAACTGACCTTGCTGAATTATACCAGGTAGATACCAAGCAATTGAAAAGACAAGTAAAAAGGAATCTGATTAGATTCCCTGAGGATTTCATGTTTGAACTTACGCTGGATGAACAAAAAGTTTTAAGGTGCCAATTTGGCACCTTAAAGCGTGGTCACCATTCAAAATATGGAATAATGGCTTTTACAGAACAAGGGGTTGCAATGCTTTCAAGTGTATTAAATAGTGAAACAGCAATCCTCGTTAACATTGAGATTATCAGAACTTTTACAAAGATCATACGTCGACTGTTGGAATCAAGCACATTGAAAGCTGAAATAGAAAGGATCAAAAATCGATTAAATGATCACGATAAAAACATTGAAATTGTTTTCAGCTATCTCGATGAACTCATTAACCCAGTTCCACCGGAGCCTCAAAAACGTAGGAGGATCGGGTTTAGACCTGATATTTTATAA
- a CDS encoding AraC family transcriptional regulator, giving the protein MKPQLLKVSTGPAQSFSVRRDLVPYMNNKWHYHPEVELIHLKKGVGTQFVGDSIKSFRSGDIVLVGAHLAHYWRFDDVYLKNPSKASADVRVAHFSENFWGDQFLNLPENKPIKTLLESSRRGIQVNGKIKKHVADLLEEMVTSESNNRIILLMEALNLIANSNQTVKLSSIGFKQAYNETENIKINAIYEYTLENFRRKIQLEEIANVAVISPNSFCRYFKSKTGKTYSRFLTEIKVGHACRLLIENKLNIKQLCYESGFNNMASFHKYFKMNTGKSPLSYQKEFITQRAS; this is encoded by the coding sequence ATGAAACCACAATTATTAAAAGTTTCAACTGGCCCTGCACAATCGTTTAGCGTAAGAAGAGACCTGGTCCCATATATGAATAATAAGTGGCATTATCATCCTGAGGTAGAACTTATACATCTCAAGAAAGGCGTAGGAACACAGTTTGTCGGAGACAGTATCAAAAGCTTTAGATCAGGAGACATTGTACTAGTTGGTGCCCACCTGGCACATTATTGGAGATTTGACGATGTTTACCTAAAAAACCCCTCGAAAGCCAGTGCCGACGTTAGGGTTGCACATTTTAGTGAAAACTTTTGGGGAGATCAGTTCCTCAACCTACCGGAGAACAAGCCTATTAAAACATTATTGGAAAGTAGCAGAAGGGGCATTCAGGTGAATGGTAAGATTAAAAAACACGTGGCTGACCTGCTTGAAGAAATGGTAACTTCGGAAAGTAACAACCGCATTATATTATTAATGGAAGCACTTAACCTGATCGCTAACTCCAATCAAACCGTCAAACTCTCCTCCATTGGTTTTAAACAGGCTTATAATGAGACCGAGAATATAAAGATCAACGCGATTTATGAATACACGTTGGAAAACTTCAGGAGAAAAATACAATTAGAGGAGATTGCAAATGTGGCTGTGATCAGTCCAAATTCCTTCTGCAGGTACTTTAAGTCAAAAACCGGCAAAACATATTCCAGGTTTTTAACTGAAATAAAGGTTGGCCACGCCTGTAGACTACTAATAGAAAACAAACTTAACATCAAACAGTTATGCTACGAAAGCGGCTTTAATAATATGGCAAGCTTCCATAAATATTTTAAGATGAACACAGGAAAAAGCCCATTAAGTTATCAGAAAGAGTTCATTACTCAACGTGCCAGTTAA
- a CDS encoding DUF1573 domain-containing protein translates to MKKILVLFAFVLGFGIAANAQTKPAEFKFESETHDFGKIVLNKPVTYDFKYTNVGEEPLIISKAEASCGCTVPKYTSTPLKKGETGVISVTFNAAAGPSTFSKAVTITSNAKTPVKVLYIKGETVAPASK, encoded by the coding sequence ATGAAAAAGATCTTAGTATTATTCGCTTTTGTTTTAGGTTTTGGTATTGCTGCTAATGCACAAACTAAACCTGCAGAATTTAAGTTTGAGTCAGAAACACATGATTTTGGTAAAATTGTTTTAAACAAACCAGTAACTTACGATTTTAAATATACCAACGTTGGTGAAGAACCATTAATTATCAGCAAAGCTGAAGCAAGTTGCGGCTGTACAGTTCCAAAATACACTTCTACTCCACTTAAGAAAGGTGAAACTGGTGTAATTTCGGTAACTTTCAATGCTGCCGCTGGTCCATCTACTTTCTCTAAAGCAGTAACCATTACTTCAAATGCAAAAACACCGGTTAAAGTACTTTACATTAAAGGCGAAACCGTTGCCCCAGCATCAAAGTAA
- a CDS encoding heparin lyase I family protein yields MKTLKPVMLALTCAAVMQYSCKKQTTAEIPTELIKNTGKMQNTASGGVQIMSVLFNGDASNGSANVWKDINIEGTGTVTTVNDETGTLTWKFLKPANSHRTEGHGAKNYEAQDGDEIYIGWTSKIYMPTSLKTEAIFQWKSYPTAGSLQNHPLMLRTNAGNLELQHFDDNHVATVPWSTTLAVNTWLKFVIRMKVSRDPAVGYIEFWYNGVKQTLSNGSQRLYCRTLDVDYCDPKWGVYGGDASQATHFVKKIRIATSYADAAQ; encoded by the coding sequence ATGAAAACACTTAAACCAGTAATGCTCGCGCTTACCTGCGCCGCCGTAATGCAGTATAGCTGCAAAAAGCAAACAACAGCTGAAATCCCAACAGAGCTGATCAAAAATACCGGAAAGATGCAGAACACTGCCTCGGGTGGGGTACAGATCATGTCAGTGCTCTTTAATGGAGATGCTTCGAATGGGTCTGCAAACGTCTGGAAAGACATCAATATTGAAGGTACAGGAACCGTAACTACGGTGAATGACGAGACAGGAACCCTTACCTGGAAATTTCTGAAACCTGCAAATAGCCACAGAACCGAGGGACATGGAGCCAAGAACTATGAAGCCCAGGATGGAGATGAAATATACATTGGCTGGACCAGCAAAATCTATATGCCAACCAGTTTAAAAACAGAGGCCATATTTCAATGGAAATCATATCCCACAGCAGGATCGCTACAAAACCATCCTTTGATGCTCAGGACCAATGCGGGAAATCTGGAGCTCCAGCACTTTGATGATAACCACGTGGCGACCGTCCCATGGTCAACTACACTGGCAGTGAATACCTGGCTCAAATTCGTTATCCGGATGAAAGTATCCCGGGATCCTGCTGTCGGTTATATCGAATTCTGGTACAACGGGGTTAAACAGACCCTTTCAAATGGGAGTCAGCGGTTATATTGCAGAACCTTAGATGTAGACTACTGTGACCCGAAATGGGGTGTTTATGGTGGTGATGCTTCACAGGCTACCCATTTTGTCAAAAAAATACGGATAGCGACCAGCTATGCCGATGCGGCTCAATAA
- a CDS encoding thiamine pyrophosphate-dependent enzyme — protein MQNEKLITNAIDAAELSFNDFKSIVINDYRIAVESRQASVLGRREVLTGKAKFGIFGDGKEVPQVAMAKAFKNGDWRSGYYRDQTFAFATGISTIKEFFAQLYANPANGADPFSGGRQMNCHFATQSINEDGTWNDLTQIKNCSSDISPTGGQMARLVGLAYASKLFRENKELDYLKHFSVNGNEVAFGTIGNASTSEGVFFEAINAAGVLQVPMAISIWDDAYGISVPAKYQTTKEDISEVLKGFQRDTEKPGYEIYKVKGWDYPALCEVYEKAINVCRDEHVPVLIHVTELTQPQGHSTSGSHERYKSKERLDWETEHDCILKMRGWMLDSAVATEEEILEIEKEAKLFVRNAQKEAWNEFLDSIRPEQKQAVDLVSAMAKHQPELAKVAATLAATADAQRREVFTAVRKAIRSSAKVNSPERDELLTWYKKQEPLNFDRYNSKLHTDGMESPDMIPVVDAMYDEFSKMIDGREVLNACFNENFARDQRLVAFGEDLGNIGDVNQGFAGLQAKYGELRITDTGIREMTIMGQGIGLALRGLKPIAEIQYLDYLIFALNVLSDDLASLSYRTKGIQKAPVIVRTRGHRLEGIWHSGSPIGMLLGSLRGLHLCVPRNMTQAAGMYNTLFRADEPAVVIECLNGYRLKEKLPVNVGEFTVPLGKAEVLEEGTDITVISYGSSLKIVQEAAEELALLGISVEIIDPQTLLPFDISHVCVNSLAKTSKLLVVDEDVPGGASAYILQKVLEEQKGYFHLDGQPKTLSAKAHRPPFGSDGDYFSKPSVDDVIETIYQMMHDANPNKYPALF, from the coding sequence ATGCAGAATGAAAAATTGATTACCAATGCTATTGATGCTGCTGAATTAAGTTTTAACGATTTTAAATCAATCGTGATAAACGACTACAGGATAGCTGTTGAAAGCAGGCAGGCCAGTGTTTTAGGACGAAGGGAAGTGTTAACTGGCAAGGCTAAATTTGGCATTTTTGGCGATGGTAAGGAAGTACCGCAGGTAGCGATGGCGAAAGCGTTTAAGAACGGAGATTGGCGTTCGGGCTATTACCGCGATCAAACCTTTGCATTTGCTACAGGTATTTCAACAATTAAAGAATTCTTTGCACAGCTTTATGCTAATCCGGCTAATGGCGCCGATCCTTTTTCGGGTGGCAGGCAAATGAATTGTCACTTTGCAACCCAGTCTATTAACGAAGATGGCACCTGGAATGATTTAACTCAAATTAAAAATTGTTCTTCAGATATTTCACCAACAGGTGGCCAAATGGCCCGTTTGGTTGGTTTAGCTTATGCCTCTAAATTATTCAGGGAGAATAAAGAACTCGATTATTTAAAGCACTTTTCTGTTAACGGAAACGAAGTAGCTTTTGGTACCATAGGCAATGCCTCTACATCAGAAGGGGTATTTTTTGAAGCCATTAATGCTGCGGGAGTGCTACAGGTGCCCATGGCGATTTCTATCTGGGATGATGCCTACGGTATTTCCGTTCCTGCAAAATATCAAACCACTAAAGAAGATATTTCTGAAGTTTTAAAAGGTTTTCAGCGTGATACTGAAAAACCAGGATATGAAATTTATAAAGTAAAAGGCTGGGATTATCCTGCCCTTTGCGAAGTTTATGAAAAAGCCATTAACGTTTGCAGAGACGAGCATGTGCCGGTTTTAATTCATGTTACAGAACTTACGCAACCTCAGGGCCATTCTACTTCTGGCTCGCATGAAAGGTATAAATCGAAAGAACGTCTTGACTGGGAAACCGAACACGATTGCATTTTGAAGATGCGTGGCTGGATGCTCGATTCGGCAGTGGCTACCGAAGAAGAAATTCTTGAAATTGAAAAAGAAGCCAAACTTTTTGTACGCAATGCTCAAAAGGAAGCCTGGAACGAGTTCCTGGATAGTATAAGGCCTGAACAAAAACAGGCGGTAGATTTAGTGAGTGCAATGGCCAAACACCAACCTGAACTGGCTAAGGTTGCGGCTACATTAGCTGCAACCGCCGATGCCCAGCGCAGAGAGGTTTTTACTGCCGTACGTAAAGCAATCCGCTCATCAGCAAAAGTTAATTCGCCGGAGCGAGATGAACTTTTAACCTGGTACAAGAAACAGGAGCCACTTAATTTCGACCGTTATAACTCTAAACTGCATACCGATGGGATGGAAAGTCCCGATATGATTCCTGTAGTGGATGCAATGTATGACGAGTTTTCTAAAATGATTGATGGAAGGGAAGTGCTGAATGCCTGCTTTAACGAAAACTTTGCCCGCGACCAGCGTTTGGTGGCTTTTGGTGAAGATTTGGGAAATATAGGTGATGTGAATCAAGGCTTTGCCGGTTTGCAGGCCAAATATGGCGAGCTAAGGATTACTGATACCGGAATAAGGGAAATGACCATTATGGGGCAGGGCATAGGCCTGGCACTGCGTGGTTTAAAACCAATTGCCGAAATACAGTATTTAGATTATTTAATATTTGCCTTAAATGTATTGAGTGATGATTTAGCATCGCTATCTTACCGTACAAAAGGCATTCAAAAAGCCCCGGTTATTGTACGTACCCGTGGCCATAGGCTCGAAGGAATCTGGCACTCCGGTTCTCCGATTGGGATGTTATTGGGCTCGTTAAGAGGTTTGCACCTTTGCGTACCGCGCAACATGACGCAGGCTGCAGGTATGTATAACACTTTATTTAGGGCAGACGAGCCTGCAGTGGTAATCGAATGTTTGAACGGTTATCGTTTAAAAGAGAAATTACCTGTTAACGTTGGCGAATTTACTGTGCCACTAGGTAAAGCAGAGGTACTTGAAGAGGGTACCGATATTACCGTAATTTCTTACGGCTCATCTTTAAAAATTGTGCAGGAAGCTGCCGAAGAATTGGCTCTTTTAGGTATTTCTGTCGAAATTATTGACCCTCAAACACTTTTGCCTTTCGATATCAGCCATGTTTGTGTTAACTCTTTGGCTAAAACCAGTAAATTATTGGTTGTAGATGAGGATGTACCTGGAGGTGCTTCAGCATATATCCTGCAAAAGGTACTCGAAGAACAAAAGGGTTATTTTCATCTGGATGGACAGCCAAAAACATTATCGGCAAAAGCACATCGTCCGCCTTTTGGTTCAGATGGCGATTATTTTAGCAAACCTTCGGTTGATGATGTAATTGAAACCATTTACCAGATGATGCACGATGCCAATCCAAATAAATATCCGGCTCTTTTTTAA
- a CDS encoding site-specific integrase, which produces MRDIFLFSCYTGLAYIDIYQLKRSEIIDKNGDEKWISINRQKTGTATRVPLLPKAIALLIKYENHPQCIDQNKAFPVSTNQKMNAYLKEIADICGIKIPLSYHIARHTFATTITLQNGVPIETVSKMLGHKDIRTTQHYAKTLDIKVGRDMAALREKNCPNISEI; this is translated from the coding sequence GTGAGGGACATATTCTTATTCAGTTGCTACACCGGACTTGCCTACATTGACATCTACCAATTGAAAAGATCTGAAATCATAGATAAAAATGGAGACGAGAAGTGGATAAGTATCAACAGGCAAAAAACCGGCACAGCAACCCGTGTACCCTTACTACCTAAAGCAATAGCATTACTCATAAAATACGAAAACCATCCGCAATGCATCGATCAGAACAAGGCTTTTCCAGTTAGCACCAATCAAAAGATGAATGCCTACCTTAAAGAAATTGCTGATATATGTGGCATCAAAATTCCACTATCCTACCACATTGCCAGGCATACTTTTGCCACAACGATTACTCTTCAAAACGGAGTACCTATTGAAACGGTAAGTAAAATGTTAGGGCATAAAGATATCAGAACGACACAGCATTACGCAAAGACACTGGATATAAAAGTTGGAAGAGATATGGCCGCTCTTCGAGAAAAAAATTGCCCCAACATCAGTGAAATCTAG
- a CDS encoding phage integrase SAM-like domain-containing protein, with translation MLGEQVTAKSLADDFLGKDRKIKKLTEVFEEHNREMAALIDIEFAPTTLLRYQTALRHLKQYLKEKHKIKDIDIRKIDHKFITDYEFFLRTIRKCNNNSAVKYIKNLKKVIKRCLANGWLLRDPSPISKSN, from the coding sequence ATGCTGGGAGAACAGGTAACGGCCAAAAGTCTTGCGGATGATTTTTTAGGTAAAGATCGAAAAATAAAAAAACTCACTGAAGTTTTCGAAGAACACAACAGGGAAATGGCAGCGCTTATCGATATTGAATTTGCACCAACGACACTGCTGCGCTACCAGACCGCCTTAAGACACTTGAAACAATACCTGAAAGAAAAACACAAAATTAAAGATATTGATATTAGAAAAATTGATCACAAATTTATAACCGACTATGAATTCTTTTTGAGGACCATTAGAAAATGTAACAACAACTCGGCAGTAAAATACATCAAAAATCTTAAAAAAGTAATCAAACGTTGCCTGGCAAACGGGTGGTTATTACGAGACCCTTCGCCAATTTCAAAATCAAACTAA
- a CDS encoding glycoside hydrolase family 105 protein, which produces MKKNIIVIVGLLLAFPAIASAQSASLKNWPKGSSPEEIGSWVAARFVATPHTNFNKPTPPRVITYAESCAWYGALKFAKASANRSLESDLIKRFEPMFKQEAAMIPPVTNVDYAVFGSVPLQLYIQTGQIKYKEIGQDIADKQWMKPGEDVKVTPEQLNAFNNGFTWHTRMWIDDMFMITTLQTQAYRATNDKKYIDRAAKEMVLYLDSLQKQNGLFFHAPDVPFFWARGNGWMAAGMAELLSSLPKNNPDRSRIMKGYQTMMASLLKYQAPSGLWRQLIDEPACWEESSSTGMFTYAMVVGVKKGWLDEKKYGAAVRKAWLGLVAYLDVNGDIKDVCEGTNKKNDKQYYLDRKRVIGDLHGQAPILWTAAALID; this is translated from the coding sequence ATGAAAAAAAATATAATTGTAATCGTAGGATTGCTATTGGCTTTCCCCGCAATAGCTTCTGCTCAGTCTGCCAGCTTAAAGAATTGGCCAAAGGGCAGCTCACCTGAAGAAATAGGTAGCTGGGTCGCTGCAAGGTTTGTAGCAACTCCACACACCAATTTCAATAAGCCAACGCCTCCCAGGGTAATTACTTACGCAGAAAGTTGTGCCTGGTATGGTGCGTTGAAGTTTGCAAAGGCATCCGCTAACCGTAGTTTGGAAAGTGATCTGATCAAAAGGTTCGAGCCCATGTTTAAGCAGGAAGCTGCTATGATTCCACCGGTTACCAATGTGGATTATGCAGTTTTTGGTTCTGTACCGCTTCAGTTGTATATACAAACCGGCCAGATAAAATATAAGGAGATAGGTCAGGATATCGCTGATAAACAGTGGATGAAACCAGGAGAGGATGTAAAGGTGACACCTGAACAGTTGAATGCCTTTAACAATGGTTTTACCTGGCATACCCGTATGTGGATAGATGACATGTTTATGATCACCACCTTGCAGACCCAGGCTTATAGGGCAACGAATGATAAAAAGTATATCGATCGGGCTGCAAAGGAAATGGTGCTGTACCTGGATTCACTTCAGAAACAGAACGGTTTGTTTTTCCACGCACCAGATGTTCCTTTCTTTTGGGCCAGAGGAAATGGATGGATGGCGGCCGGTATGGCCGAATTGTTATCATCCTTGCCAAAAAATAATCCAGACCGTTCCCGCATTATGAAAGGCTACCAAACAATGATGGCTTCTTTATTAAAATACCAGGCGCCATCCGGTTTATGGAGGCAATTGATAGATGAACCTGCTTGCTGGGAGGAAAGCTCATCAACAGGAATGTTTACCTATGCCATGGTGGTAGGCGTTAAAAAAGGTTGGTTGGATGAAAAAAAATATGGGGCTGCTGTAAGAAAAGCATGGTTGGGCCTGGTTGCTTATCTTGATGTAAATGGGGATATAAAAGACGTTTGTGAGGGTACAAATAAGAAAAATGATAAACAGTATTATCTGGATAGAAAAAGGGTAATAGGGGATCTGCATGGTCAGGCACCAATTTTATGGACAGCTGCCGCATTGATAGACTGA